In one Sulfitobacter sp. LCG007 genomic region, the following are encoded:
- the xerC gene encoding tyrosine recombinase XerC — protein sequence MAVMLRGTTWNLRKRVPARYATVETRKELWLSLHTDSKAEAEAKAPAIWRTQIDAWEARLAGASEDAEKRFQAAQDLAGKRGFSWLPLADVTHLPRADLLKRIEAIPAHSQQPDRQEAAAMLGAVPAPEITVSRAVEHYWSLTRDRVADKSPDQLRRWRNPRIKAARNFITLLGDKPISAISGEDMLAFRGWWLDRIDDEGLSANSANKDLIHLGDILKTVNRMKRLGLVLPLGDLALKEGKARPRLPFSSAWIRERLLAPGALDGLNAQARAIFLLMINTGARPSELAALSAGAIHLQANTPHIEIIGENRQLKSVNAERKIPVLGVSLDALRGFPEGFDRYRTNSASLSATVNKFLKENGLKETDGHTMYGLRHAFEDRMLEARIDERIRRDLMGHALEAGRGARPSRCDCARCVRWTGAGSRSSR from the coding sequence ATGGCGGTGATGTTGCGTGGAACCACCTGGAATTTGCGCAAGCGCGTGCCTGCCCGGTATGCCACGGTCGAAACCCGCAAGGAGCTTTGGCTAAGCCTTCATACAGATTCGAAAGCCGAAGCAGAGGCCAAGGCGCCCGCGATCTGGCGCACGCAGATTGACGCTTGGGAAGCGCGTCTGGCAGGTGCATCGGAAGACGCCGAAAAGCGATTTCAGGCAGCTCAGGATCTGGCGGGGAAGCGAGGTTTTTCCTGGTTGCCCTTGGCCGATGTGACGCACCTGCCGCGCGCAGATCTGCTGAAGCGGATTGAGGCCATCCCTGCCCATAGTCAGCAGCCGGACCGCCAGGAGGCCGCGGCGATGCTGGGGGCAGTGCCCGCGCCAGAGATCACGGTGTCGCGTGCAGTTGAGCACTACTGGAGCCTGACGCGTGACCGGGTGGCTGATAAAAGTCCAGATCAGTTGCGTCGCTGGCGCAATCCCCGCATCAAGGCCGCAAGGAATTTCATCACCTTGCTTGGCGACAAACCCATTTCGGCGATCTCAGGCGAGGACATGCTGGCCTTTCGGGGCTGGTGGCTGGACCGCATCGACGACGAGGGGCTCAGCGCGAATTCCGCCAACAAGGACCTGATCCATCTGGGAGACATCCTCAAGACCGTCAACAGGATGAAACGTCTTGGACTGGTCCTGCCACTTGGGGACCTTGCCCTGAAGGAAGGCAAGGCGCGTCCGCGACTGCCGTTTTCGTCTGCCTGGATACGAGAACGCCTTCTTGCTCCAGGAGCGCTGGATGGGCTCAACGCCCAGGCTCGGGCGATTTTTCTGCTCATGATCAATACCGGCGCGCGCCCGAGTGAATTGGCCGCGTTGAGTGCCGGAGCGATTCATCTTCAGGCGAATACACCCCACATCGAGATCATCGGCGAAAACCGACAACTCAAGAGCGTCAATGCAGAGCGCAAGATTCCGGTTCTGGGCGTGTCTCTCGATGCGCTTCGTGGATTCCCGGAGGGCTTTGATCGGTATCGCACGAATTCCGCATCCCTGAGTGCGACGGTCAACAAGTTCCTGAAGGAAAACGGTCTCAAGGAAACGGACGGTCACACGATGTACGGGCTGCGCCACGCGTTCGAAGATCGCATGCTCGAGGCCCGTATCGACGAGCGGATCCGTCGTGACCTTATGGGGCACGCGCTTGAGGCAGGCCGAGGCGCGCGGCCATCGCGATGTGATTGCGCTCGGTGCGTCCGCTGGACAGGTGCGGGGTCAAGATCCAGCCGCTGA